The Glycine soja cultivar W05 chromosome 6, ASM419377v2, whole genome shotgun sequence genome has a window encoding:
- the LOC114414762 gene encoding zinc finger protein ZAT10-like: MALEALQSPTTATPSFSPFEETSLSYLETPWTKGKRSKRSRTEQQLQHPSCTEEEYLALCLIMLARGGAGSVSTAKPAVSDNNSAPLSAAKLSYKCSVCNKAFSSYQALGGHKASHRKLAGENHPTSSAVTTSSASNGGGRTHECSICHKTFSTGQALGGHKRCHYEGGNSAVTASEGVGSTHTGSHRDFDLNLPAFPDFSARFFVDDEVTSPHPSKKSRFNLTIPKIEIPQY; encoded by the coding sequence ATGGCTTTGGAAGCTCTTCAATCACCCACCACAGCCACTCCATCGTTTAGTCCCTTTGAAGAAACCAGTCTCAGTTACTTAGAGACACCGTGGACGAAAGGAAAGCGTTCTAAGCGTAGCCGCACGGAGCAACAACTGCAACACCCTTCATGCACCGAGGAAGAGTACCTCGCTCTTTGTCTCATCATGCTCGCTCGCGGCGGCGCCGGCAGTGTCTCCACCGCCAAACCCGCTGTCTCCGACAACAATTCTGCGCCGCTATCCGCCGCCAAACTGAGCTACAAATGTTCGGTTTGCAACAAAGCCTTCTCCTCTTACCAAGCACTCGGAGGACACAAGGCCAGCCACCGGAAGCTCGCCGGAGAAAACCACCCGACCTCCTCCGCCGTGACGACGAGTTCGGCGTCGAACGGTGGTGGTAGGACCCACGAGTGCTCCATCTGCCACAAGACGTTTTCGACAGGACAGGCCTTGGGAGGACACAAACGTTGTCACTACGAAGGCGGTAACAGCGCCGTAACCGCCTCTGAGGGAGTGGGGTCCACTCACACAGGAAGCCACCGCGATTTCGATCTCAACCTCCCGGCTTTTCCGGACTTCTCAGCAAGGTTCTTCGTCGATGACGAGGTTACCAGTCCTCATCCATCCAAGAAGTCCCGTTTCAATTTGACCATACCCAAGATTGAAATCCCTCAATACTGA
- the LOC114414763 gene encoding adenine phosphoribosyltransferase 1-like — MRVVCCSNSGVSATLPSFPCPRFPPLIAISSIRFLNSTPLRSTASPRQVTRMASKNAQQDTRLARIASAIRVIPDFPKPGILFQDITTLLLDTKAFKDTVDLFVERYRDQNINVVAGVEARGFIFGPPIALAIGAKFVPMRKPNKLPGEVISEEYSLEYGTDKMEMHVGAVQPGERALIIDDLIATGGTLGAAIKLLERVGVHVVECACVIELPELKGRDRLGDKSLFVLIKGGA, encoded by the exons ATGCGGGTTGTTTGTTGCTCCAATTCAGGCGTGAGTGCCACTCTTCCATCTTTCCCTTGTCCCAGATTCCCTCCACTCATTGCAATTTCTTCGATCCGCTTTCTAAATTCCACACCCCTCCGTTCCACTGCTTCGC CGCGACAAGTTACAAGAATGGCTTCGAAGAATGCTCAACAAGACACGCGCTTAGCCAGAATCGCCTCTGCGATCCGAGTCATCCCCGACTTTCCTAAGCCAG GAATTTTGTTTCAGGACATAACCACGCTGCTTCTTGATACAAAGGCTTTCAAAGACACCGTTGACTTGTTTGTTGAGAGGTACAGAGATCAAAACATCAATGTTGTCGCAG GAGTTGAAGCAAGGGGCTTTATATTTGGTCCACCCATTGCATTAGCTATTGGAGCAAAATTTGTCCCCATGAGGAAACCCAATAAATTGCCTG GGGAGGTTATCTCAGAAGAGTATTCTTTGGAGTATGGAACAGACAAAATGGAGATGCATGTAGGGGCTGTACAACCTGGAGAACGAGCCTTAATCATAGATGATCTTATTGCCACTGGGGGAACGTTAGGTGCAGCAATTAAGCTTCTAG AACGTGTTGGGGTGCATGTTGTGGAGTGTGCTTGTGTGATTGAATTACCAGAGTTAAAG GGGCGGGATAGGCTGGGAGACAAGTCGCTGTTTGTCTTGATTAAAGGGGGAGCctga
- the LOC114414764 gene encoding activating signal cointegrator 1 complex subunit 2-like produces MSNRSSQGRHHDNNNNHNKGFSKTHSQKKFAPKTQNPNPNPTPTLSTSLRQTQSSVSSTSSRGQNGNFVKYLPQDEAVAAGLGAEDGALDPLESQRVVDLLNTHLSLLLKFKPKEFWTQVATDTSLHEFLDSFLQFRSRWYDFPHRGVRGIVAGVIVGELELSRRVFMVLYRISSNKDPGARPADALSLRDHEVLLQEKKLLELPKLLDICAIYYHENEELTRSLVRNSLNAQPWIHNNLTAVISHFLGIVSKMHERCSSSLEVLFSSGNLDHHNAAFLQADLLEVMDFINDAIVSMDSFVSAYEPAAVFFSCPVEMSYGNEELLSLLARLHDSLIPSLQKGFRMIFADKQDGTVSNILVSLKMLKIRLVKFGWQLLHLCYLSDEVFRDSIPLLAATKMFPANVEDPVIRADILVQTFREINSVSVHSQESHQKETFLQDVERNFNILSRIERLKDSGWIFIDDEQFQYISGMLSSVYKELYSATTPAPNQTLLMDENAAITESNISQIRDLFPDYGKDFLAACLEVYDQKPEEVIQRILEGTLHEDLQKLDTSLETLPPAKATTVGGNDKGKGKLIDSTSASSNPVVRGKQQAEGTVMSSSASLGKFVRKSRANLPDRSILDKKDEKDTSKTAAMILQYEYEDEYDDSFDDLGLSVADSGVEENETLSDQINAKSGNSWATGGNSVKNAPDSKWGSRKRPQYFVKDGKNYSYKVAGAVAVANSDEASLVTQAQKELIHGLGCGGNLPLGAVKKVMDSYKEDDNQSQSSEMEGRGISGNSFGRGRKESGKQIASHQQQEKQSDDSEVDGNNQRGRGRGSGRGRGGGGGRNNHYQKDRAMKKHFSGMSGY; encoded by the exons ATGTCGAATCGATCCAGTCAGGGTAGACACCATGACAACAACAATAACCATAACAAGGGTTTCTCCAAAACCCATAGTCAGAAGAAATTCGCCCCCAAAACTCAAAATCCCAATCCTAACCCCACTCCAACCCTCTCAACCTCCCTCAGACAAACACAATCATCTGTCTCTTCCACCAGTAGCAGAGGCCAGAATGGGAATTTCGTTAAATACTTGCCACAAGACGAGGCCGTGGCAGCGGGTCTCGGCGCCGAAGATGGAGCATTGGATCCCCTCGAATCTCAGAGAGTCGTTGATCTTTTGAACACACACTTGTCACTCTTGCTCAAGTTCAAACCCAAGGAATTCTGGACACAAG TGGCTACTGACACCTCCCTGCATGAGTTTTTGGACAGCTTCTTGCAGTTCAGGAGCAGGTGGTACGATTTCCCTCATCGCGGGGTGAGAGGGATTGTTGCCGGTGTTATTGTTGGAGAGCTCGAGTTGAGTCGCCGCGTTTTCATGGTATTGTATCGAAT TTCTTCAAATAAAGACCCCGGTGCTCGACCAGCTGATGCCCTCAGTTTGAGAGACCATGAAG TTCTTTTGCAGGAGAAGAAGTTGCTTGAGTTGCCGAAGTTGTTGGATATATGTGCCATATACTATCATGAAAATGAAGAACTGACAAGATCACTG GTTAGAAATTCTTTGAATGCTCAGCCTTGGATCCATAATAATCTGACTGCAGTAATATCGCATTTTCTAGGAATTGTCAGCAAAATGCATGAACGTTGTAGTTCGTCATTGGAG GTCTTATTTTCTTCTGGAAATCTCGATCACCATAATGCTGCTTTTCTTCAAGCTGATCTGCTGGAG GTAATGGACTTTATAAATGATGCAATTGTATCAATGGACTCTTTTGTTAGTGCATACGAACCAGCAGCTGTTTTCTTCTCTTGCCCAGTTGAAATgag TTATGGGAATGAGGAACTGCTGAGCCTCCTTGCCCGATTGCATGATTCACTTATTCCATCATTGCAAAAGGGATTCCGTATGATTTTTGCTGACAAACAAGATGGCACAGTATCTAATATCTTAGTAAGTTTGAAGATGTTAAAAATTAGATTGGTAAAGTTTGGTTGGCAACTATTGCACTTGTGCTATCTAAGTGATGAAGTGTTCAGAGATAGCATCCCTCTTCTAGCTGCCACAAAGATGTTTCCTGCCAATGTAGAGGACCCAGTCATCAGAGCTGATATTCTGGTTCAAACATTTAGAGAGATCAATTCAGTATCAGTACATTCTCAGGAAAGCCATCAGAAGGAAACATTTCTTCAAGATGTTGAAAGAAATTTCAATATACTAAGCAGGATTGAGAGATTAAAGGATAGCG GATGGATATTCATTGATGATGAACAGTTTCAATATATATCTGGGATGTTGAGTTCTGTTTATAAGGAGCTGTATTCTGCCACAACCCCTGCGCCAAACCAAACATTGCTGATGGATGAAAATGCTGCAATTACAGAGTCAAACATCAGTCAGATTAGGGACCTGTTCCCTGATTATGGTAAAGATTTTTTAGCTGCGTGTCTTGAGGTCTATGACCAGAAGCCAGAAGAGGTTATTCAAAGAATTTTAGAGGGAACCCTTCATGAAGATCTGCAGAAGCTGGACACCTCGCTAGAGACATTGCCTCCAGCCAAGGCTACCACTGTGGGTGGTAATGATAAAGGAAAAGGTAAATTAATTGATTCTACGTCAGCATCCTCAAATCCAGTTGTTAGGGGGAAACAACAGGCAGAGGGGACAGTGATGTCATCCTCTGCTTCACTAGGAAAATTTGTGAGGAAATCTAGAGCTAACTTGCCTGATCGCAGTATTCTGGATAAAAAGGATGAAAAAGATACATCAAAAACTGCTGCTATGATTTTACAATATGAATATGAAGATGAGTATGACGACTCTTTTGATGACTTGGGTCTAAGTGTAGCAGACTCTGGAGTAGAAGAAAATGAGACATTGAGCGACCAAATAAACGCAAAGTCAGGGAATTCGTGGGCAACAGGGGGTAACTCTGTCAAAAATGCCCCTGATTCAAAATGGGGCTCCAGGAAAAGACCGCAGTACTTTGTAAAGGATGGTAAGAATTACAGCTACAAAGTGGCTGGTGCAGTAGCAGTGGCAAATTCTGATGAAGCTTCGCTAGTAACGCAAGCTCAGAAAGAATTGATACATGGCCTTGGATGTGGAGGCAACCTTCCTCTTGGCGCGGTAAAGAAAGTGATGGATTCCTACAAGGAGGATGATAACCAATCCCAGTCTTCTGAAATGGAAGGGAGAGGGATTTCGGGCAATTCGTTTGGTAGGGGAAGGAAGGAAAGTGGAAAACAAATTGCATCTCATCAGCAGCAGGAGAAACAATCTGATGATTCCGAGGTGGATGGCAATAATCAAAGGGGGAGAGGGAGAGGAAGTGGCAGGGGAAGGgggggaggaggaggaagaaacAATCATTACCAGAAGGACCGAGCCATGAAGAAGCATTTCTCTGGAATGAGTGGTTATTAA